The following proteins come from a genomic window of Sorghum bicolor cultivar BTx623 chromosome 3, Sorghum_bicolor_NCBIv3, whole genome shotgun sequence:
- the LOC8078780 gene encoding C2 domain-containing protein At1g53590, translating into MDAAELPLVYHIGLVLAALWAAAAIGFRGSLLYLLAFLYLYMVNARCAVRLRKRIQHEEMKSAYQRRLLSDAESVRWLNYAINKMWPVCMEKIVSQLLRPIIPWFLDKFKPWTVSKAGIQELYMGRNPPIFTSMRVLPETSDDDHLVLELGMNFLSGEDMSAVLAMQLHKSVGLGMTAKMHLTSMHVEGKILVGVKFVRSWPFLGRVRLCFVEPPYFQMTVKPLINHGLDVTEFPGISGWLDKLMDTAFGQTLVEPNMIVINVEKFASTPSESNWFSIEERPPIAYVKLEILEGIDMKPSDINGLADPYVKGRLGPFKFQTQIQRKTLSPKWFEEFKIPITSWEATNELVMEVRDKDPMFDDSLGQCTINVHELRGGQRHDKWMSLNNVKKGRIHLAVTVEDISEDQNRSSMDESLKQADTEVPVSTSVYSKVDSGELPEENKVLMDEVEHINIDGQEQPGGLYVHRPGTGVPRTWESRKGRARNPDTQIHQEVDKSKEIPTPKGSGQGGLFNVGSFFRRNSRKGSSKNLDPSLPATPGPQSVTEPDPKLPQTPRPNLKELGEKRTSIKIVVNEEANPADKVGYAENSGEDVAKVIEKNAGEPGRSLTSTLSRKFSRKRADDRLSDIPEQIEAHGSESVSEGPILVRGEPMIAEGHPTAEHGNGDGTEQDVAGAKVATQAS; encoded by the exons GTAAATGCTCGCTGTGCAGTGAGACTGCGGAAGAGGATACAACATGAGGAGATGAAATCTGCCTATCAACGAAGG CTCCTCTCTGATGCAGAATCAGTACGCTGGTTAAACTATGCAATCAACAAGATGTGGCCTGTCTGTATGGAGAAGATCGTTTCACAGCTTCTACGGCCCATCATACCATGGTTCTTGGATAAGTTCAAACCTTGGACAGTC AGCAAAGCAGGTATTCAGGAGCTTTACATGGGCAGGAATCCACCAATCTTTACCTCCATGAGAGTTCTACCTGAGACATCAGATGATGACCATTTG GTTCTTGAGCTGGGAATGAATTTCCTTTCTGGTGAAGATATGAGTGCTGTACTTGCTATGCAGCTGCACAAGAGTGTGGGACTTGGAATGACTGCAAAGATGCATTTAACTAGCATGCATGTCGAGGGAAAG attttagtTGGTGTGAAGTTTGTTCGGAGTTGGCCATTTCTTGGCCGTGTAAGACTATGTTTTGTGGAGCCGCCTTATTTTCAGATGACTGTGAAACCACTTATTAATCATGGGCTTGATGTCACTGAGTTTCCAGGAATTTCAGGATGGCTG GATAAGTTGATGGATACTGCATTTGGGCAGACATTAGTTGAG CCCAATATGATAGTCATAAATGTGGAAAAATTTGCATCTACTCCTTCAG AAAGTAACTGGTTCAGCATTGAGGAGAGGCCTCCTATTGCATATGTGAAACTTGAGATTTTAGAAGGAATTGACATGAAGCCATCTGATATAAACG GACTAGCGGACCCTTATGTGAAAGGTCGTCTGGGTCCTTTCAAATTCCAAACACAGATACAGAGGAAAACATTGTCCCCTAAGTGGTTTGAAGAATTTAAAATACCAATCACATCGTGGGAGGCAACAAATGAACTTGTCATGGAAGTTCGTGATAAGGACCCCATGTTTGATGACTCGCTTGG ACAATGTACCATTAATGTACATGAGCTGAGAGGTGGACAAAGGCACGACAAATGGATGTCACTGAATAATGTCAAGAAAGGAAGGATTCACTTGGCAGTAACAGTTGAAGATATATCTGAG gaccaaaatagatcaagtatgGACGAATCATTGAAACAAGCGGATACTGAAGTACCAGTATCAACATCTGTTTATAGCAAAGTGGATTCTGGTGAACTTCCTGAAGAAAATAAAGTCTTAATGGATGAAGTGGAGCACATAAACATTGATGGACAAGAACAACCTGGAGGTTTATATGTACATCGCCCTGGCACGGGGGTTCCAAGGACATGGGAATCCCGGAAAGGACGAGCACGAAACCCAGACACACAGATTCACCAAGAGGTTGACAAGTCAAAGGAAATCCCGACACCAAAAGGCAGTGGACAAGGGGGTCTATTTAATGTAGGCTCCTTTTTCCGGAGAAACTCAAGGAAGGGGAGCTCCAAAAATCTTGATCCCAGCCTTCCTGCAACTCCGGGTCCTCAGAGTGTGACAGAGCCTGATCCAAAGCTCCCTCAAACTCCACGTCCCAACCTGAAGGAGCTGGGCGAGAAGCGGACATCGATAAAGATTGTAGTGAATGAAGAAGCAAACCCAGCAGACAAGGTGGGATATGCAGAAAACTCAGGAGAAGATGTGGCAAAGGTGATAGAGAAAAATGCAGGTGAACCAGGCAGATCACTGACAAGCACATTGAGCAGGAAGTTTTCCAGAAAGAGAGCAGATGACAGACTATCAGATATCCCAGAGCAGATTGAAGCTCATGGATCTGAGTCGGTGAGTGAAGGGCCTATTCTTGTTAGAGGCGAGCCAATGATAGCAGAAGGCCATCCAACAGCGGAACATGGCAATGGAGATGGCACCGAGCAAGATGTGGCGGGAGCAAAGGTTGCTACCCAGGCCTCATAA
- the LOC8078781 gene encoding D-tyrosyl-tRNA(Tyr) deacylase, translating into MRAVVQRVLSASVEVDGRIVSAIGPGLLVLVGVHEADTDADADYICRKVLNMRLFPNDKTEKAWDRSVMQRNFEVLLVSQFTLYGILKGNKPDFHVAMPPAKAKPFYASLVEKFRGSYLADSVKDGVFGAMMKVSLVNDGPVTMQIDSPSLQGAAQSSNGDDDLVKDGEARVPKEAC; encoded by the exons ATGAGGGCTGTGGTGCAGCGCGTCCTCTCGGCGAGTGTCGAG GTCGATGGGCGAATAGTGTCGGCGATCGGCCCTGGACTCCTCGTCCTAGTCGGCGTCCACGAAGCAGacaccgacgccgacgccgactacat TTGTCGGAAGGTCCTGAACATGAGGCTGTTTCCAAACGACAAGACTGAAAAAGCATGGGATCGAAGT GTTATGCAGCGTAACTTTGAGGTGCTATTAG TCAGTCAGTTCACCTTATATGGCATCCTGAAGGGTAATAAGCCAGATTTTCATGTGGCTATGCCACCTGCAAAAGCGAAACCATTCTATGCTTCTCTAGTTGAGAAATTTCGAGGGTCATACTTGGCTGATTCAGTGAAAG ATGGTGTTTTTGGAGCGATGATGAAG GTTTCTTTGGTGAATGATGGCCCTGTAACAATGCAAATCGACTCACCCTCACTACAAGGTGCTGCTCAGTCGAG CAATGGTGATGATGATTTGGTTAAAGATGGTGAAGCAAGAGTACCTAAAGAGGCGTGTTAA
- the LOC8078782 gene encoding probable small nuclear ribonucleoprotein F encodes MATVPVNPKPFLNNLTGKTVIVKLKWGMEYKGYLTSVDSYMNLQLANTEEYIDGQFSGNLGEILIRCNNVLYLRGVPEDTEIEDAE; translated from the exons ATGGCG ACTGTGCCAGTTAACCCAAAACCTTTCTTGAACAATCTGACTGGGAAGACTGTAATTGTCAAACTTAAGTGGGGTATGGAGTACAAAg GGTATCTTACTTCTGTTGACTCATACATGAACCTTCAG CTTGCTAACACAGAGGAGTACATTGATGGACAATTCTCTGGAAACCTGGGTGAGATTCTGATCAG atgcaacaaTGTCCTTTATCTCCGAGGTGTTCCAGAAGATACAGAGATAGAGGATGCAGAGTGA